A stretch of the Carassius carassius chromosome 6, fCarCar2.1, whole genome shotgun sequence genome encodes the following:
- the gas6 gene encoding growth arrest-specific protein 6, with protein sequence MREFVSSCCFVLLCIGCSSQLSVSPRQANEFLRRHRRAYQVFEETKQGHLERECVEERCTKEEAREVFENDPETEYFYPKYQACMEKFGNSEKKKQDLITCVHNIPDQCSPNPCNHYGTVRCEDKKGEFQCHCFTGWSGVKCEKDVDECSRGNNKCEHDCNNTMGSYHCSCHHGYQLSGHHKCLDVDECVETPDVCGSAQCSNLNGSYDCLCEEGFVYDNITKSCVDVDECVSDVCEEECVNTAGSFRCYCDGRHGKRLGQDLRSCESISLHRPLDMRRNSRSLYLGRMFSGIPVVRLRFRRRVQTGFTAEFDLRTYDPEGVIFFAGGHLNSSWIVLVMHHGKLELQLKYGAVSRVTSSGPQVNDGQWHKISVEEQGRSLIIKIDREAVMKIAVSGDLFTMNKGLHELNLTVGGVPFRDDGLVSRVNPRLDGCMKDWRWLTGEDTPIQETIRHNERMQCYAIEDHSAFYPGHGFAYFNHSHGDNQMLSVHVTLRPASSVGVLFALVRQDRVPFSISLSDYHPRTLEWTEHVLVSFGDVVVASVPVNLCDTQTHTVNVTVFGNSSLLQVDGQLAHTELVENIDALDLTSSYSTFIGGIPDVSVVSTPVSAFYTGCMDVWVNGQLLDLDEAQHKHNDIRSHSCPLVDAQQ encoded by the exons ATGAGAGAGTTTGTGTCGAGCTGCTGCTTCGTCCTACTGTGTATCGGCTGCTCCTCACAGT TGTCCGTGTCGCCGAGGCAGGCGAACGAGTTTCTCCGCAGACACCGGAGGGCGTACCAGGTGTTCGAGGAGACCAAGCAGGGTCATCTGGAGAGGGAGTGTGTGGAGGAGAGATGCACTAAAGAGGAGGCGAGAGAAGTGTTTGAGAATGACCCTGAGACG GAATATTTCTACCCAAAGTATCAGG CATGTATGGAGAAGTTTGGAAACTCTGAGAAGAAGAAACAGGATCTGATCACATGCGTCCACA acATTCCAGACCAGTGTTCCCCAAACCCCTGCAATCATTATGGGACGGTGCGCTGTGAGGACAAAAAGGGCGAATTCCAATGTCATTGTTTCACGGGATGGAGTGGCGTCAAGTGTGAGAAAg ATGTAGATGAGTGCAGCAGAGGGAACAACAAATGTGAGCATGACTGTAATAACACCATGGGCAGTTACCATTGCTCCTGTCATCACGGATACCAGCTGTCGGGTCACCACAAGTGTCTGG ATGTGGACGAGTGTGTGGAGACTCCAGATGTGTGTGGATCCGCACAATGCTCAAACCTCAATGGCAGCTACGACTGTCTGTGTGAGGAGGGATTCGTGTATGACAACATCACCAAAAGCTGTGTAG ATGTGGACGAGTGTGTGTCGGATGTGTGTGAGGAAGAGTGCGTGAACACGGCAGGAAGTTTCCGCTGCTACTGTGATGGACGGCATGGGAAGAGACTGGGACAAGATCTCAGGAGCTGTGag TCCATCAGTCTTCATCGGCCATTGGACATGAGGAGGAACTCTCGTTCACTGTACCTCGGACGCATGTTTAGCGGGATTCCTGTGGTACGGCTGCGCTTCCGCCGCAGGGTCCAGACCGG ATTCACGGCAGAGTTTGACCTTAGGACCTACGACCCCGAAGGTGTGATCTTCTTTGCCGGAGGCCACTTGAACAGCTCCTGGATTGTTCTGGTCATGCATCATGGGAAGCTGGAACTCCAGCTGAAGTATGGAGCCGTGAGTCGAGTGACCAGCAGTGGACCGCAGGTCAATGACGGCCAGTGGCataag ATCTCAGTTGAGGAACAGGGGCGGAGCCTCATCATCAAGATTGACAGGGAGGCGGTGATGAAGATCGCAGTGAGCGGAGATCTGTTCACCATGAATAAAGGCCTTCATGAGCTCAACCTCACGGTGGGCGGCGTTCCCTTCAGAGACGACGGCCTGGTCAGCAGG GTTAACCCTCGACTGGACGGCTGTATGAAGGACTGGCGCTGGTTAACTGGTGAGGACACGCCAATTCAGGAAACCATCCGGCACAACGAGCGCATGCAATGTTACGCCATCGAGGACCACAGCGCCTTCTACCCCGGGCACGGATTCGCCTACTTCAATCACAGCCATG GGGACAATCAGATGCTCAGTGTGCATGTGACCCTGCGTCCCGCCTCTTCTGTGGGTGTCCTGTTTGCTCTGGTTCGTCAGGACAGGGTCCCGTTCTCCATCTCTCTATCAGACTATCATCCAAGAACACTTGAGTGGaccgag CATGTGCTGGTGTCGTTCGGTGATGTGGTGGTAGCCAGTGTCCCAGTGAACCTGTgtgacactcaaacacacactgtcAACGTGACTGTGTTCGGGAACAGCTCCTTACTGCAGGTCGATGGACAGCTAGCGCATACGGAGCTGGTGGAGAATATAGACGCTCTTGATCTGACGTCCTCATACAGCACCTTTATAGGAGGGATTCCAG